The proteins below come from a single Roseiflexus sp. RS-1 genomic window:
- a CDS encoding helix-turn-helix domain-containing protein, with translation MPRRFTLPCDHLRALYEAGATTITLANLYHCNPATIARHLRRCGVVLRTGRFTAKPCDEALLRRMYLDERQPLTQIAAALNVSVSTVGNWRRRLGIPPRRGR, from the coding sequence ATGCCGCGCCGTTTCACGCTTCCCTGCGACCATCTCCGTGCCCTGTACGAAGCGGGTGCAACGACCATCACTCTGGCGAACCTGTACCACTGCAATCCGGCCACGATCGCGCGGCATCTGCGGCGCTGCGGCGTTGTGCTCCGCACCGGGCGCTTCACCGCGAAACCGTGTGATGAAGCGCTGCTCCGTCGGATGTACCTGGACGAGCGGCAACCGTTGACCCAGATCGCAGCCGCGCTCAACGTTTCGGTCAGCACCGTCGGGAACTGGCGACGGCGGCTCGGCATCCCGCCGCGCAGGGGGCGGTAG
- a CDS encoding DUF6069 family protein, with product MSTIAQTRLSNATLLRAGGAGVLAAVAANVVVRLILGAVVPLSPDFMPFTLGPIIAFTLLFTLIGVAVLAIVNRVAANPLRTYNIIGVIAFFVSLIPNLAGAANPSSMPMGGTGSDYLVLIIFHIVAAVAFLGVLNILARRV from the coding sequence ATGTCCACTATCGCGCAGACACGTCTCTCCAATGCGACGCTGCTCAGAGCTGGCGGCGCAGGAGTATTGGCAGCGGTCGCGGCAAATGTCGTCGTTCGTCTCATCCTCGGCGCCGTTGTGCCGCTGTCGCCCGATTTTATGCCGTTTACGCTCGGACCGATCATCGCCTTCACTCTGCTCTTTACGCTGATCGGTGTTGCTGTGCTGGCAATCGTCAACCGCGTCGCTGCCAATCCGCTCCGAACCTACAATATTATTGGTGTGATCGCCTTCTTTGTGTCGCTCATTCCGAACCTGGCTGGCGCTGCCAATCCGTCATCAATGCCTATGGGTGGAACAGGAAGCGATTACCTTGTTCTGATCATCTTCCACATCGTGGCAGCGGTTGCGTTCCTTGGCGTGCTCAATATCCTGGCGCGCAGAGTATAA
- the mdh gene encoding malate dehydrogenase, with the protein MRPKISIIGAGFVGSTAAHWIASKELGDVVLVDIIEGVPQGKGLDLLQAGPIEGFDVKITGTNDYSATAGSDIIVVTSGAPRKPGMSREDLIRVNADITRDCISKAAPLSPNAIIIMVNNPLDTMTYLAKQVSGFPKNRVVGQAGVLDTARYRTFIAMEAGVSVEDIQAMLMGGHGDEMVPLPRFTTISGIPVTEFISKERLDAIVDRTRKGGGEIVNLLKTGSAYYAPSAATVQMVEAILRDKKRVLPCSCYLEGEYGLNDIYFGVPCVLGAGGVERVLELPLNDEEMALVKKSAEAVSSSIAALKAM; encoded by the coding sequence ATGAGACCGAAAATCTCGATCATTGGCGCGGGTTTCGTCGGTTCAACCGCCGCTCACTGGATCGCATCCAAAGAACTGGGCGATGTTGTGCTGGTCGATATTATCGAGGGTGTGCCGCAGGGAAAAGGGCTTGATCTGCTGCAGGCTGGACCGATCGAAGGGTTTGACGTGAAGATCACCGGCACGAACGATTACAGTGCGACTGCCGGTTCCGACATTATTGTTGTGACGTCGGGCGCACCGCGCAAGCCCGGCATGAGCCGCGAAGATCTCATCCGGGTCAATGCCGATATTACGCGCGACTGTATCTCCAAAGCGGCGCCGCTTTCGCCCAACGCGATCATCATTATGGTGAACAATCCGCTCGACACAATGACCTACCTGGCGAAGCAGGTCAGCGGCTTCCCGAAGAATCGGGTCGTGGGGCAGGCTGGCGTGCTGGACACGGCGCGCTATCGGACATTCATCGCCATGGAGGCGGGCGTATCGGTCGAAGACATCCAGGCAATGCTGATGGGCGGTCACGGCGATGAGATGGTGCCGTTGCCGCGCTTCACAACCATCAGCGGCATACCGGTGACCGAGTTCATCAGCAAGGAGCGGCTCGATGCCATTGTTGATCGCACCCGCAAAGGCGGCGGTGAAATCGTCAATCTGCTCAAAACCGGCAGCGCCTACTACGCTCCGAGCGCTGCAACCGTGCAGATGGTCGAAGCCATTCTGCGCGACAAGAAGCGTGTGCTACCCTGCTCCTGCTACCTGGAAGGGGAGTATGGCTTGAACGACATCTACTTCGGCGTGCCGTGCGTGCTCGGTGCGGGCGGTGTGGAGCGCGTGCTGGAACTGCCGTTGAACGATGAGGAGATGGCGCTGGTGAAGAAGAGCGCCGAAGCGGTGAGTTCGTCGATTGCCGCGCTCAAGGCAATGTGA
- a CDS encoding GAF domain-containing sensor histidine kinase, which translates to MDAAEHIPFSSKISLQRQMLGGDRFYNLSRWGVTALLIGIVRLISGEPLWPPSAAQSPMIVVMWGYVLFTALMTILVFIPSVASLLRFSFALDILTLLLLTLFNPDPREVLYPLFLLPLVNAAFRLNSSASLLTGLITAFAYIGAYLIARIGPGNGSIPGDPLGYVGLALRALALVFIPWITGGLAERWSASNRLSVALAEEKAAQALREANAYRDQTRALYEAAYTLATTNDYQNVLEVALDESQKLAPYTCGIVLLSTGQPNQLFVAASRGLDADDRERSITVAGGALGQALRESNPLTFDDIQHDPELMLFTSLQRCHTACLIPLRFGLNIYGTMVFARERDGAFTDEEVEKLAALASYALVALQNAQLIYDLQQERTKLLSKEEEVRHQLARDLHDGPAQALAAITMNVEFIKRLLDRDPQRVLPELDKLGQLAKRTTHEVRTMLFELRPLALETQGLDVTLQQYFERFRDNPTKIILEADKIDAHLDTKVEGTLFNIIQEAVNNALKHAKAQHIRVRLIQTPTTLETIIEDDGRGFDVEKVRASYDQRGSFGLLNIEERASLMGGVAEVTSTPGKGTRWKVIVPLR; encoded by the coding sequence ATGGACGCAGCAGAGCACATCCCATTCTCGTCGAAGATCTCGCTGCAACGCCAGATGCTTGGCGGCGATCGCTTCTACAACCTGTCGCGGTGGGGCGTCACGGCGCTGCTCATCGGGATCGTGCGCCTGATCTCCGGTGAGCCGCTCTGGCCCCCTTCTGCGGCGCAAAGCCCGATGATCGTCGTGATGTGGGGGTATGTGCTTTTTACGGCGCTCATGACGATCCTGGTGTTCATTCCGTCGGTTGCGTCGCTGTTGCGGTTCAGTTTTGCCCTCGATATCCTGACGCTGCTTCTGCTAACCCTGTTCAACCCCGATCCGCGTGAGGTGCTGTATCCGCTCTTCCTCCTGCCGCTGGTCAACGCAGCGTTTCGCCTGAATTCATCGGCGAGTTTGCTGACGGGGTTGATCACAGCGTTTGCCTATATCGGTGCATACCTGATTGCACGGATCGGTCCGGGCAATGGTTCGATTCCGGGTGATCCTCTGGGATACGTCGGGCTGGCGCTGCGGGCGCTGGCGCTTGTCTTTATTCCCTGGATCACCGGCGGGCTGGCGGAGCGCTGGAGCGCCAGCAACCGGTTGAGCGTGGCGCTGGCGGAAGAAAAAGCGGCGCAGGCGCTGCGCGAGGCGAATGCCTACCGCGATCAGACGCGCGCCCTGTATGAAGCAGCCTATACGCTCGCAACCACCAATGATTACCAGAACGTCCTCGAAGTGGCGCTCGATGAAAGCCAGAAACTGGCGCCGTATACCTGCGGGATCGTGCTCCTCTCCACCGGACAGCCCAATCAGTTGTTCGTGGCAGCATCACGCGGGCTGGACGCCGACGACCGGGAACGTTCCATCACGGTTGCAGGCGGTGCACTCGGTCAGGCGCTGCGGGAATCGAACCCGCTGACGTTCGACGATATTCAGCACGACCCTGAATTGATGCTGTTCACGTCGTTGCAACGCTGTCATACCGCCTGCCTGATCCCATTGCGCTTCGGGTTGAACATCTACGGCACAATGGTCTTTGCACGTGAGCGCGACGGCGCATTTACCGACGAAGAAGTCGAAAAACTGGCGGCGCTGGCGTCATATGCGCTGGTCGCGCTCCAGAATGCGCAACTGATCTACGACCTCCAGCAGGAACGCACCAAACTTCTTTCGAAGGAAGAAGAGGTGCGCCACCAGCTGGCGCGTGACCTGCACGATGGACCGGCGCAGGCGCTGGCGGCGATCACGATGAATGTCGAGTTTATCAAACGCCTCCTCGACCGCGATCCGCAGCGCGTGCTGCCCGAACTCGACAAACTGGGGCAACTCGCCAAGCGCACCACGCACGAGGTGCGTACCATGCTGTTCGAACTGCGCCCACTGGCGCTCGAAACCCAGGGTCTCGACGTGACATTGCAGCAGTACTTCGAGCGGTTCCGCGATAATCCGACCAAAATCATCCTCGAAGCGGATAAGATCGATGCGCACCTCGACACCAAAGTCGAAGGCACGCTATTCAACATTATTCAGGAGGCGGTCAATAACGCGCTGAAGCACGCAAAAGCGCAACATATCCGGGTGCGCCTGATCCAGACGCCCACCACCCTCGAAACCATCATCGAGGATGACGGACGCGGCTTCGATGTTGAGAAGGTGCGCGCCAGTTACGATCAGCGCGGTTCATTTGGTCTGTTGAATATCGAGGAACGCGCGTCGCTGATGGGCGGCGTCGCCGAGGTGACTTCCACGCCGGGCAAAGGCACCAGGTGGAAGGTGATCGTGCCGCTCCGATGA
- a CDS encoding DUF4058 family protein produces MPGPFPGMDPYLERRDLWPDVHQRLITYSADTLQPQIRPRYHARIGERLYVIPPHRSIYPDVTVTQRQPATTAEGRGVAALMADAPMVIAVAPEEVREPFIEILDLAHGGRVVTVIEVLSPANKTPGEGHEAYRRKQEETLASDTHLVEIDLLRQGVPTVAIPPHYLTPYQPWHSVICVSRAGRRERFEVYVRTIRQRLPRIAIPLHPPDPDAVLDLQAVLERCYEHGAYSDLIDYRLDPEVALPADDVAWVDDHLRQQGLRP; encoded by the coding sequence ATGCCAGGACCGTTTCCCGGAATGGATCCCTACCTGGAACGCCGCGACCTCTGGCCCGACGTCCATCAGCGGTTGATTACGTATAGCGCAGATACGCTCCAGCCGCAGATTCGTCCCCGTTATCACGCGCGCATCGGGGAGCGCCTCTATGTCATCCCGCCCCACCGGTCCATCTATCCGGACGTGACCGTCACGCAGCGCCAGCCAGCGACGACGGCGGAGGGGCGTGGCGTAGCGGCGCTGATGGCCGACGCGCCTATGGTCATCGCCGTCGCGCCGGAAGAGGTGCGCGAGCCGTTCATCGAGATTCTCGACCTTGCCCATGGCGGGCGCGTCGTCACGGTGATCGAGGTGCTCAGTCCTGCCAACAAAACGCCTGGAGAAGGGCACGAAGCGTATCGCCGCAAGCAGGAAGAGACGCTGGCCAGCGACACCCATCTGGTGGAAATCGACCTGTTGCGCCAGGGCGTGCCCACAGTGGCGATCCCGCCGCACTATCTGACCCCCTATCAGCCCTGGCACTCCGTGATCTGCGTCAGCCGGGCGGGGCGCCGCGAGCGGTTCGAGGTGTATGTGCGCACAATCCGACAACGCCTGCCGCGCATTGCCATTCCACTGCACCCGCCGGACCCGGATGCCGTCTTAGACCTGCAGGCGGTGCTGGAGCGCTGCTACGAGCACGGCGCCTACAGCGACCTGATCGACTATCGCCTCGATCCTGAAGTCGCGCTGCCCGCCGACGACGTCGCCTGGGTGGATGACCATCTGCGTCAGCAGGGGCTTCGCCCGTAG
- a CDS encoding aldehyde dehydrogenase family protein — protein sequence MDDHINEDLPCYGLYIDGSWVDAEGGTMPVNEPALGRPMARVARGSAADVDRAVAAAREAFDRGPWPHTPGHERARVLNAIADLIEEHTAEFAELETRNLGAPLRKTTFVDIPWSVEHLRVFAELATIHPYEPLPWTDVPSVSWNFVWREPIGVCGQIVPWNYPLLMTIWKIAPALAAGNTIVLKPASYTPLTALRLTQLIHEAGLLPRGVLNVVTGPGAEVGDALARHPGVDKVSFTGSTETGRHIMRLASDTIKRLTLELGGKSPSLVMPDADLELATDGVLFGVFFNGGQSCEAGTRCLVPESLHDEFLERLVTRARSLRIGDPLDLETDLGPLVSEAQCRIVEEYIEVGKNEGARLVTGGRRVRVPGFERGPFVEPTIFTNVLNGTRLAQEEIFGPVLSVIPYRTVTEAIELANASRYGLGAAVWSRDLQGAIEVAKRIRTGTVWINDHHIILPRAPFGGYKQSGIGREHGIYGLMAYTELKHIHVDLMQKRTGRVWWDVLIPQSESE from the coding sequence ATGGACGATCACATCAACGAGGATCTCCCATGCTATGGGTTGTATATCGATGGATCCTGGGTCGATGCCGAAGGGGGCACGATGCCGGTCAACGAGCCGGCGCTGGGGCGACCGATGGCGCGGGTCGCGCGCGGCTCCGCCGCCGATGTTGACCGTGCGGTCGCCGCTGCGCGCGAAGCCTTCGACCGTGGACCGTGGCCCCACACGCCGGGACACGAACGCGCCCGCGTCCTGAACGCAATCGCCGACCTGATCGAAGAACACACCGCCGAATTCGCAGAACTCGAAACGCGCAACCTGGGTGCGCCGCTGCGCAAGACAACATTCGTCGATATTCCCTGGTCAGTCGAGCATCTGCGCGTCTTTGCCGAACTGGCGACCATCCACCCCTATGAGCCGCTGCCATGGACCGATGTCCCTTCTGTGAGCTGGAACTTTGTCTGGCGCGAGCCGATCGGTGTGTGCGGTCAGATTGTTCCGTGGAACTACCCGCTCCTGATGACGATCTGGAAAATCGCTCCGGCGCTGGCTGCTGGAAATACGATCGTGCTCAAACCTGCGTCCTACACCCCGCTGACGGCGCTGAGGCTGACGCAGTTGATCCATGAGGCAGGACTGTTGCCGCGCGGTGTGTTGAATGTCGTAACCGGTCCCGGAGCGGAGGTCGGCGATGCGCTGGCGCGTCACCCTGGTGTAGACAAAGTATCGTTTACCGGATCGACTGAAACCGGACGACATATCATGCGCCTGGCGAGCGACACGATCAAACGTCTGACGCTCGAACTCGGCGGCAAGTCACCCAGTCTGGTGATGCCGGACGCCGATCTCGAACTGGCGACCGATGGCGTTCTGTTTGGCGTCTTCTTCAATGGCGGGCAGAGTTGCGAAGCCGGAACCCGCTGCCTGGTGCCGGAAAGCCTGCACGATGAGTTTCTTGAACGCCTGGTGACGCGCGCCCGCTCATTGCGGATCGGTGATCCCCTCGACCTGGAAACCGACCTGGGTCCGCTCGTCTCCGAAGCGCAGTGTCGGATCGTCGAAGAGTATATCGAGGTCGGCAAGAACGAGGGCGCCCGACTGGTGACGGGCGGACGCAGAGTGCGCGTACCGGGATTCGAGCGCGGTCCTTTCGTTGAACCGACGATCTTCACCAATGTGCTGAACGGAACGCGCCTGGCGCAGGAAGAGATCTTTGGTCCGGTGCTTTCGGTCATTCCGTATCGCACCGTCACGGAAGCCATCGAACTGGCGAATGCCAGTCGCTACGGTCTTGGCGCTGCCGTCTGGTCACGCGATTTGCAGGGCGCTATCGAGGTGGCCAAACGCATCCGCACCGGCACCGTCTGGATCAACGATCACCATATTATTCTGCCACGTGCGCCATTCGGCGGCTACAAGCAGAGCGGCATCGGGCGCGAGCATGGCATTTACGGGTTGATGGCGTACACCGAATTGAAGCATATCCACGTCGATCTGATGCAAAAACGCACCGGTCGCGTCTGGTGGGATGTCCTTATTCCTCAGAGCGAAAGCGAGTAA
- a CDS encoding ABC transporter substrate-binding protein, whose protein sequence is MKHRLSLRSALCLLTLSPLLAACGWFAPPTPTPTPEPRVLRVYTVRDPTIEGVVEIISQGFRTRHPDVTIEFIYGDGSYSELQGSAATGNIPDVVWAPDVITPALIEAELLLDLEEFARGDGSVNLEDVHPVALEPGRSRVRPGLYLIPASLETIQMYYNSSLWERSGAPLPRDDWTWDDLIAACKRVQESTPGVDCLSFTNSGLFDHTAWVYWLPWVRGAGGDALSADGAQSTLSAPQSLEGLQGYLDLWIRHKIAAQPGASQDDCFVAQTCAAFFSFAGAARIYREQIGDRFAWDVQIVPAHRAGRFTGIGSYGFAVTRASREPQLAWDFVKYIITPEAQRAIAAAYLGTPALLSLSNDPAVVQLPPPLANMRAFVVGREAGITPPRYPTACGSVYNGPVSAAIADALNAALRETVSVEGAFTIADRKIQTCLDANR, encoded by the coding sequence ATGAAACACCGCCTCTCGCTGCGCTCCGCGCTCTGTCTGCTGACGCTGTCTCCATTGCTTGCCGCATGTGGCTGGTTTGCGCCGCCAACGCCGACGCCGACGCCCGAACCGCGGGTGCTGCGGGTATACACGGTGCGTGACCCGACGATCGAAGGGGTCGTTGAGATTATCAGCCAGGGATTCCGTACCCGACATCCCGATGTAACCATCGAATTCATCTATGGCGATGGGAGTTATAGCGAATTGCAGGGCAGCGCAGCCACCGGCAACATCCCCGATGTCGTCTGGGCGCCGGACGTGATAACGCCAGCGCTCATCGAGGCGGAACTGCTGCTCGACCTGGAAGAGTTCGCCAGGGGCGACGGAAGCGTCAATCTGGAAGACGTGCATCCAGTAGCGCTTGAACCTGGACGGTCGCGCGTTCGTCCCGGTCTCTACCTGATTCCCGCATCCCTCGAAACCATCCAGATGTACTACAATAGTTCCTTGTGGGAACGCTCCGGCGCGCCGTTGCCGCGCGACGATTGGACGTGGGACGATCTGATTGCGGCATGTAAACGGGTGCAAGAATCCACGCCGGGCGTCGATTGTCTGAGTTTCACGAATAGCGGATTGTTCGACCACACCGCATGGGTGTACTGGCTGCCATGGGTGCGCGGCGCTGGCGGCGATGCCCTCAGCGCCGACGGTGCGCAATCAACGCTGAGTGCGCCGCAGTCGCTCGAAGGGTTGCAGGGGTACCTCGACCTCTGGATCCGGCACAAGATCGCGGCACAACCGGGCGCCAGCCAGGACGATTGTTTTGTTGCGCAAACGTGTGCGGCATTCTTCTCATTTGCCGGCGCCGCACGGATCTACCGTGAGCAAATCGGCGACCGCTTCGCGTGGGACGTACAGATTGTGCCAGCGCATCGGGCAGGACGTTTCACCGGTATCGGCTCATACGGCTTTGCCGTGACCCGCGCTTCTCGCGAGCCGCAACTGGCATGGGACTTTGTGAAATATATCATCACGCCGGAAGCGCAGCGCGCCATCGCTGCCGCCTATCTGGGCACGCCGGCGCTCCTGTCGCTGAGCAACGATCCGGCGGTGGTGCAGTTGCCGCCGCCGCTGGCGAATATGCGCGCCTTCGTTGTCGGGCGCGAGGCAGGCATTACGCCGCCGCGCTACCCGACCGCCTGCGGCAGCGTCTACAACGGTCCGGTTTCCGCTGCTATCGCCGATGCACTCAATGCTGCACTACGCGAAACAGTGTCGGTGGAGGGCGCATTTACTATTGCTGATCGCAAGATACAGACCTGTCTGGACGCGAATCGGTAG
- a CDS encoding helix-turn-helix domain-containing protein, with the protein MSNEQNKRRRKAAYIWKPEMIRALREHMDLTQRELADLLEVRQQTISEWETGLHTPHRSTQKTLSMVAERAGFSYNAQESVPADEDGAQQNGDETAERANADRQTAGDA; encoded by the coding sequence ATGAGCAACGAGCAAAACAAGCGTCGTCGGAAGGCGGCATACATCTGGAAGCCAGAGATGATCCGCGCCTTGCGAGAACATATGGATCTGACCCAGCGCGAACTGGCCGATCTGCTGGAGGTGCGGCAGCAGACCATCAGTGAATGGGAGACAGGACTGCATACGCCGCATCGCTCGACTCAGAAAACGCTGAGTATGGTCGCCGAGCGCGCTGGCTTCTCCTATAACGCTCAGGAATCCGTTCCTGCCGATGAGGATGGTGCGCAGCAGAATGGCGACGAGACCGCTGAGCGCGCCAACGCTGACCGGCAGACTGCCGGCGACGCTTGA
- a CDS encoding RluA family pseudouridine synthase: MSAEVLHLVVEAANEGDRLDRYVADHVPDLSRTYAQRLIEAAQVLLNNRQARPSTPVHAGDTVTVHLPAPQPVGLVAEPLPLQIVYEDRDVVVIDKPASMVVHPAPGHDRGTLVNALIARYPEMAINGDMRPGIVHRLDRDTSGLLVAARNERALRSLQAQQQARTMLKIYLAVVEGRMPELEGVIDAPIARHPTDRVRMAVVAGGRPARTHWRVLEDLGEYTLIEARLETGRTHQIRVHCASRNRPILGDPLYGPKRPRATFGLTRQFLHAHRLGFKLPSGGEWVEFTSPLPADLEAALARLRQSARAAVRRVSS; this comes from the coding sequence GTGAGCGCTGAAGTGCTGCATCTGGTGGTTGAAGCTGCCAATGAAGGGGATCGGCTAGACCGGTATGTCGCCGATCATGTGCCCGATCTCTCGCGCACCTACGCTCAGCGCCTGATCGAAGCCGCCCAGGTGCTTCTGAACAATCGCCAGGCGCGCCCCAGCACTCCCGTTCATGCCGGCGATACGGTCACGGTGCACCTGCCTGCGCCGCAACCGGTCGGTCTCGTCGCCGAACCGCTCCCACTCCAGATTGTGTACGAGGATCGGGACGTCGTCGTGATCGATAAGCCAGCAAGCATGGTTGTGCATCCTGCGCCCGGTCACGACCGTGGCACACTGGTCAATGCGCTCATTGCGCGCTACCCGGAGATGGCGATCAATGGCGATATGCGCCCCGGCATTGTGCATCGCCTGGATCGCGATACGTCGGGGTTGCTGGTGGCAGCGCGCAATGAGCGCGCGCTGCGGTCGTTGCAGGCGCAACAGCAGGCGCGCACCATGCTGAAAATCTATCTCGCGGTCGTCGAGGGGCGGATGCCCGAACTCGAAGGGGTGATCGATGCACCAATCGCGCGCCATCCGACCGACCGGGTGCGCATGGCGGTGGTTGCCGGCGGCAGACCGGCGCGAACTCACTGGCGCGTCCTCGAAGACCTGGGAGAGTACACACTGATCGAAGCGCGATTGGAGACCGGACGCACCCATCAGATCCGGGTGCACTGTGCATCACGCAACCGGCCCATCCTCGGCGATCCGCTGTACGGTCCGAAGCGCCCGCGGGCGACGTTCGGATTGACGCGCCAGTTTCTCCATGCGCATCGCCTTGGTTTCAAATTGCCATCCGGCGGCGAGTGGGTCGAGTTTACGTCGCCCCTGCCTGCCGATCTGGAAGCGGCGCTTGCCAGGCTCCGCCAGAGCGCGCGCGCTGCGGTCAGGCGCGTGTCGTCATGA
- the lspA gene encoding signal peptidase II has product MARTGSTIGRELRRYWLGPAAIAATILALDQVTKAWVLETLGTVEGTTRPLLGDWLSLTLIHNTGIAFGMFDVGFPHFFTVTSIIISLGAMYFYRYHLPGPHLLPQVCLGLIVGGAIGNIIDRLRFGYVIDFIHVHWFPGIFNVADSSITVGVAILALFLALIGDGEQRRAAADDALLNDLLSREPHGSGSSVRSDG; this is encoded by the coding sequence TTGGCACGAACAGGTTCGACAATCGGGCGTGAATTGCGGCGCTACTGGCTGGGTCCGGCTGCGATTGCCGCTACTATCCTTGCACTCGATCAGGTCACAAAAGCGTGGGTTCTGGAAACACTGGGCACGGTCGAAGGAACGACTCGACCGCTGCTCGGTGACTGGTTGAGCCTGACTCTGATCCATAATACTGGCATTGCATTCGGGATGTTCGATGTCGGTTTTCCGCATTTCTTTACGGTTACGTCGATCATCATCAGCCTGGGTGCGATGTATTTCTATCGCTATCATCTGCCCGGTCCGCACCTCTTGCCGCAGGTGTGCCTCGGTCTGATCGTCGGTGGTGCGATCGGGAATATCATCGACCGCCTGCGCTTCGGGTATGTGATCGACTTCATCCATGTTCACTGGTTCCCCGGTATTTTCAATGTCGCTGATAGCTCAATTACGGTCGGGGTTGCGATACTGGCGTTGTTTCTGGCGCTGATCGGCGATGGGGAACAACGCCGCGCAGCCGCTGACGATGCGTTGCTGAACGATCTGCTCAGTCGGGAACCGCATGGATCTGGATCGTCGGTGCGCTCCGATGGATGA
- a CDS encoding TraR/DksA family transcriptional regulator, with translation MPSTTIFAAQRERLEAERDALLAEIAALERERASREESAGIGNVVAEEMMETLVRERDLALRSNARELLEQVNAALRRLDEGTYGICADCGEPIPIERLEALPYATLCVRCQSTRERARRW, from the coding sequence ATGCCATCGACGACTATCTTCGCAGCACAACGAGAGCGGCTCGAAGCGGAGCGCGATGCGTTGCTCGCCGAGATCGCCGCGCTAGAGCGCGAGCGCGCCAGTCGAGAGGAAAGCGCCGGTATCGGGAATGTCGTTGCCGAAGAAATGATGGAAACATTGGTGCGCGAGCGCGACTTGGCGCTGCGCAGCAATGCGCGCGAGTTGCTGGAACAGGTCAATGCTGCGCTGCGCCGTCTTGATGAAGGCACCTACGGCATCTGCGCCGATTGCGGTGAACCGATTCCGATCGAGCGTCTGGAAGCGCTTCCGTATGCGACACTGTGTGTGCGTTGCCAGTCGACGCGTGAACGCGCCCGACGCTGGTGA
- a CDS encoding Uma2 family endonuclease, with translation MTTAAHRIEELILQTDASGAPVRLEYVRGHTRWEASPSSRHQKMLQRIERSVRPSFDGETGCSCSTLVDVLIRFPDPDGSFKRPDLSIFCTEPPDSDEALEVLPVAVVEILSPGYEDKDLGLDGAPFYLAHGVVDVVVVDPRTGVVFHFQRDRSPVTLQAPVTLDLTCGCSLDVP, from the coding sequence ATGACAACTGCCGCGCACCGGATCGAAGAACTGATCCTGCAAACCGATGCCAGCGGCGCGCCAGTACGTCTGGAATATGTCCGAGGACATACGCGCTGGGAAGCCTCGCCTTCCAGTCGACACCAGAAGATGCTGCAACGGATCGAGCGTTCTGTGCGTCCGTCGTTTGATGGTGAGACCGGTTGCTCCTGTTCCACACTTGTCGATGTGCTCATCCGTTTTCCCGATCCCGATGGCTCGTTCAAACGACCCGATCTCTCCATCTTTTGCACGGAGCCGCCAGACAGTGACGAAGCTCTGGAGGTTCTTCCGGTTGCAGTGGTTGAGATTCTCAGCCCTGGATACGAGGACAAAGACCTGGGACTGGATGGAGCGCCGTTCTATCTGGCGCACGGCGTTGTTGATGTTGTCGTAGTCGATCCGCGCACCGGCGTCGTGTTCCATTTTCAGCGCGACCGCTCGCCGGTGACGCTTCAGGCGCCCGTAACGTTGGATCTGACCTGTGGATGTAGCCTCGATGTTCCCTGA